One region of Gossypium raimondii isolate GPD5lz chromosome 6, ASM2569854v1, whole genome shotgun sequence genomic DNA includes:
- the LOC105772305 gene encoding vacuolar protein sorting-associated protein 28 homolog 1 translates to MEVKLWNDKSERETYENFAEIYAIIKTTEKLEKAYIRDIISSSTYEPECQKLIAHFKTLASALKDTIPSIERFADTYKMDCPAALYRLVTSGVPATVEHRRVSTEGTAAFVAECVQNFITAMDSLKLNMVAVDQLHPLLTDLSLSLNKLSILPVDFEGKMKVNQWILMLSKMEAADELKEEQARQLHFDLESSYNSFMAALPNRSIG, encoded by the coding sequence atggaGGTTAAGCTATGGAACGACAAGAGCGAGAGAGAAACTTACGAAAATTTCGCAGAGATTTACGCCATTATCAAAACAACAGAAAAGCTCGAAAAAGCTTACATAAGAGATATCATTTCATCATCTACATACGAACCTGAATGTCAAAAACTCATCGCCCATTTCAAAACCCTAGCTTCCGCTCTCAAAGATACAATCCCCAGCATCGAACGCTTTGCAGACACGTACAAAATGGATTGCCCAGCCGCTTTATACCGTTTAGTAACCTCTGGAGTACCCGCCACTGTGGAACACCGTCGTGTTTCGACGGAAGGAACGGCTGCCTTTGTGGCGGAATGCGTACAAAATTTCATTACCGCCATGGATTCATTGAAGCTTAATATGGTGGCGGTTGATCAATTGCACCCGTTATTGACCGATCTTTCGTTGTCGCTCAATAAACTTAGTATTTTGCCGGTTGATTTCGAAGGGAAGATGAAGGTGAATCAATGGATTTTGATGTTATCGAAAATGGAAGCAGCGGATGAATTGAAAGAAGAACAAGCTAGACaattacattttgatttggAATCTTCTTATAATTCGTTTATGGCAGCTTTGCCTAATCGTAGTATTGGATAA
- the LOC105771613 gene encoding syntaxin-124 — MNDLISSSFRKYTDLKQQAYMDDIEAGNETVNLDTFFEDVENVKEDMKGVEKLYKALQEANEECKTVHNAKTMKQLRSRMDSDVEQVLKRVKVIKGKLEALEKSNAASRNAPGCGPGSSSDRTRTSVVSGLGKKLKVMMDEFQSLRARMQSEYKETVERRYFTITGEKPDEDTIENLISSGESESFLQRAIQEQGRGRIMDTISEIQERHDAVKEIEKNLIELHQIFLDMAALVEAQGQQLNDIESHVAHASSFVRRGTEQLEEAREHQKASRKWTCIAIIAAIILILVILLPLLPTIITLIKTKKI, encoded by the coding sequence ATGAACGATTTAATCTCAAGTTCGTTCAGGAAATATACTGACCTGAAACAACAAGCGTATATGGACGATATTGAAGCCGGCAATGAAACGGTTAATCTCGATACGTTCTTCGAAGATGTTGAAAATGTTAAAGAAGACATGAAAGGCGTTGAGAAGCTTTATAAAGCACTGCAAGAAGCCAATGAAGAATGTAAAACGGTGCATAATGCTAAAACAATGAAGCAATTACGTTCTCGTATGGATTCTGATGTTGAACAGGTTCTTAAACGAGTGAAAGTCATTAAAGGGAAGCTTGAAGCCTTGGAAAAATCGAACGCCGCGAGCCGGAATGCTCCGGGTTGTGGACCCGGTTCATCTTCAGATCGGACTCGAACATCCGTCGTTAGCGGGTTAGGCAAGAAATTGAAAGTAATGATGGACGAGTTTCAAAGCTTACGAGCAAGGATGCAATCGGAATATAAAGAAACCGTTGAACGTCGATATTTCACGATCACCGGCGAAAAACCTGATGAAGACACGATCGAGAACTTGATTTCAAGCGGCGAAAGTGAAAGTTTCCTTCAACGTGCGATTCAAGAACAAGGAAGAGGTCGAATCATGGACACGATCTCCGAGATCCAAGAACGACACGACGCCGTTAAGGAAATCGAGAAGAACTTGATTGAGCTCCACCAGATCTTCCTCGACATGGCGGCACTCGTCGAGGCTCAAGGTCAACAATTGAACGATATCGAAAGCCACGTCGCGCATGCGAGCTCGTTCGTCCGGCGAGGTACGGAACAACTCGAAGAAGCGCGCGAACATCAAAAAGCGTCGAGGAAATGGACGTGTATAGCGATTATTGCTGCGATTATTCTCATTTTAGTCATCCTTTTGCCATTGTTGCCAACTATTATAACTCTCATAAAGACGAAAAAGATATGA